The following are encoded in a window of Mycobacterium vicinigordonae genomic DNA:
- a CDS encoding class I SAM-dependent methyltransferase: MDTLFLPTRWGGTFPFPHQAAFALDNPLRRRIDNPAETVDALDLTGNERVLEVGPGPGFFSVEIARRLDTGRLELFDIQPQMLEKSRRKLDHAGCANVGFHAGQAGDGLPFPDNSFDAAFLASVIGEVPDKAQCVRSLHSVLKPGGLLVFRETFSDPDRFDADELRELAEPAGFKFVDTTGSAWRDIIRFRKPS, encoded by the coding sequence ATGGACACCCTGTTCCTGCCGACGCGCTGGGGTGGAACGTTCCCGTTCCCGCACCAGGCCGCGTTCGCATTGGACAACCCGCTGCGGCGGCGCATCGACAACCCAGCCGAGACTGTCGACGCCCTCGACCTGACCGGGAACGAACGCGTGCTGGAAGTCGGCCCAGGCCCAGGGTTCTTCAGCGTCGAGATCGCGCGACGGCTCGACACCGGACGTCTGGAACTCTTCGACATCCAGCCGCAGATGCTGGAGAAGTCGCGCCGCAAACTCGACCACGCTGGCTGTGCCAACGTGGGGTTTCACGCCGGCCAGGCCGGTGACGGACTTCCCTTTCCGGACAACTCTTTCGACGCCGCCTTCCTGGCCAGTGTGATCGGAGAGGTGCCGGACAAGGCCCAATGCGTGCGGTCGCTGCACAGCGTGCTCAAGCCTGGCGGCCTGCTGGTGTTCCGCGAGACCTTCTCCGACCCCGACCGATTCGATGCCGACGAACTGCGCGAGCTTGCCGAGCCGGCAGGCTTCAAGTTCGTCGACACCACCGGCTCGGCATGGCGCGACATCATCCGGTTCCGTAAGCCGTCCTGA
- a CDS encoding MmpS family transport accessory protein has protein sequence MMIVAVVVLVTAGFAIYRLHGIFGAHHKEAANSGISNQIVPFNPKNVVLEVFGAPGAVATIGYLDVNAQPQQVANAPLPWSITLTTTEPAVLGNVVAQGNGSFLGCRITVDGKVKDERTVHTHDAYTFCLDKSG, from the coding sequence ATGATGATCGTCGCCGTAGTCGTCCTGGTAACGGCGGGGTTCGCCATTTACCGCCTGCACGGGATCTTTGGTGCGCATCACAAAGAGGCGGCAAACAGCGGCATCTCCAACCAGATCGTGCCGTTCAATCCCAAGAACGTTGTCCTCGAAGTCTTCGGTGCGCCCGGTGCGGTCGCCACCATCGGCTACCTCGACGTCAACGCCCAGCCGCAACAAGTTGCCAACGCGCCGCTGCCCTGGTCCATCACGCTCACCACCACCGAACCCGCGGTGCTGGGAAACGTTGTGGCACAGGGTAACGGCAGCTTCCTGGGTTGCCGTATCACCGTGGATGGCAAGGTCAAAGACGAACGGACCGTGCATACCCACGACGCCTACACCTTCTGCCTGGACAAATCCGGATGA
- a CDS encoding sensor domain-containing protein: MARLLLCLVVLLMSACTRVVDGEATLPFGAIPVGVLDAGAVLLDQSRMRAITGAGEHLTIIPSMDGSYPVDVENLAATAPPECRFVFAETATFGPEVKAFHKTTFQDPPGGRLISEGAASYLDNDAARRAFGALVATVGQCATSSMGSLLVENWQSDADSLQMRPGNCGRDYRVLSVVLLEVTYCGFTESVSEIVMTNIVAKVP, encoded by the coding sequence ATGGCAAGACTGCTGCTGTGTCTGGTGGTTTTGCTGATGTCGGCTTGCACCCGGGTAGTGGACGGTGAAGCGACGTTGCCGTTCGGCGCCATCCCAGTCGGTGTCCTGGACGCCGGCGCGGTGCTGCTGGACCAGTCGCGGATGCGCGCGATCACCGGCGCGGGTGAGCATCTGACCATCATCCCGTCGATGGACGGCAGCTACCCGGTGGATGTCGAGAACCTGGCAGCCACCGCACCGCCGGAGTGCCGCTTCGTGTTCGCCGAAACCGCGACCTTCGGGCCCGAGGTCAAGGCGTTCCACAAAACCACGTTCCAAGATCCACCCGGCGGCCGGCTGATCTCCGAGGGGGCAGCCAGCTACCTCGACAACGACGCGGCGCGGCGAGCCTTCGGGGCGCTGGTGGCCACGGTGGGGCAATGCGCGACAAGCTCGATGGGCTCACTGTTGGTGGAGAACTGGCAGTCCGACGCCGACTCGCTGCAGATGCGGCCGGGCAATTGCGGCCGTGATTACCGGGTGCTGTCGGTGGTCTTGCTGGAAGTCACCTACTGCGGGTTCACCGAATCGGTGTCCGAGATCGTGATGACCAACATTGTCGCTAAAGTTCCTTGA
- a CDS encoding amino acid-binding protein has product MPSYLLRIELIDRPGSLGSLAVALGSVGADILSLDVVERAAGYAIDDLVIELPPGAMPDTLITAAEALTGVRVDSVRPHTGLLEAHRELELLDHVAAAGDRASKLQTLADQAPRVLRVSWCTVLRSAGGELHRLAASPGAPETKADSAPWLPLERAVPLDSDGEWVPKAWRDMDMTMVAAPLGDPHTAVVLGRPGPEFRPSEVARLGYLAGIVATMLR; this is encoded by the coding sequence GTGCCCTCATACCTGTTGCGCATCGAGTTGATCGACCGACCAGGCAGCCTGGGGTCGCTCGCTGTGGCGCTGGGCTCGGTGGGCGCCGACATTCTGTCGTTGGACGTGGTGGAGCGCGCGGCCGGGTACGCGATCGACGACCTGGTGATCGAGCTGCCCCCAGGCGCGATGCCGGACACGCTGATCACGGCCGCCGAGGCGTTGACCGGCGTGCGAGTGGACAGCGTCCGTCCGCACACCGGTCTGCTGGAGGCACACCGTGAGCTGGAGCTGCTCGACCATGTCGCCGCGGCCGGCGATCGGGCGTCGAAGCTGCAGACGCTGGCCGACCAGGCGCCGCGGGTGCTGCGCGTCAGCTGGTGCACGGTGTTGCGCAGCGCGGGCGGCGAGCTGCATCGCCTGGCCGCTAGTCCGGGCGCCCCGGAGACCAAGGCGGATTCGGCACCGTGGCTGCCACTCGAGCGGGCCGTGCCGCTGGACAGCGACGGCGAGTGGGTGCCGAAGGCATGGCGTGACATGGACATGACCATGGTCGCGGCCCCGCTGGGAGACCCGCACACCGCGGTGGTGCTGGGTCGCCCCGGCCCTGAATTCCGTCCTTCCGAGGTCGCCCGGTTGGGTTACCTGGCCGGGATCGTGGCCACCATGCTGCGCTGA
- the gatC gene encoding Asp-tRNA(Asn)/Glu-tRNA(Gln) amidotransferase subunit GatC, protein MSQISRDEVAHLARLARLALTDDELDSFAGQLDAIISHVSQIQAVDVTGVEATDNPLKDIFRNLDVTRPDEPRPSLTQPEALAAAPEAVDGRFAVPQILGESQ, encoded by the coding sequence GTGTCCCAGATCTCCCGCGACGAGGTGGCCCACCTGGCCCGGCTGGCCCGGCTGGCGCTGACCGACGACGAGCTGGACAGCTTCGCCGGCCAGCTCGACGCCATCATCAGCCACGTCAGCCAGATTCAAGCCGTTGACGTCACCGGTGTCGAGGCCACCGACAATCCCCTCAAAGACATCTTCCGAAACCTCGATGTCACCCGGCCGGACGAACCCCGGCCGTCCCTGACCCAGCCAGAGGCGCTCGCCGCCGCGCCCGAAGCCGTCGATGGGCGCTTCGCCGTACCGCAGATCCTCGGGGAGAGTCAGTGA
- a CDS encoding TetR/AcrR family transcriptional regulator, protein MVGVMTQTADRTVQAPPWSPREAELLAATLQLLQEHGYDGLTVDAVASAARASKATVYRRWPSKAELVLAAFTEGIRQVAVPPNTGSLRGDLLKLGEICCEHACTQAGAMRAVLAEISRQPALNDALQHQFIDQREALMKHILRQAVQREEIAESAITAELWDLLPGYLIFRSVIQGRPPTRRTVQALVDNFILPGLARSTG, encoded by the coding sequence ATGGTGGGCGTTATGACCCAGACTGCCGACCGGACCGTGCAGGCGCCGCCGTGGTCGCCGCGCGAGGCCGAGTTGTTGGCGGCGACGTTGCAGCTGCTGCAGGAGCACGGCTACGACGGGTTGACGGTCGACGCCGTCGCAAGTGCCGCCCGTGCCAGCAAGGCCACGGTGTATCGCCGCTGGCCGTCGAAAGCCGAGTTGGTACTGGCCGCGTTCACCGAAGGAATTCGCCAAGTCGCCGTCCCGCCCAATACCGGTTCGCTGCGCGGCGACCTGCTCAAGCTCGGCGAGATCTGCTGCGAGCACGCCTGCACGCAGGCCGGCGCGATGCGTGCGGTGCTCGCCGAAATATCCCGTCAGCCCGCGCTCAACGACGCCCTGCAGCACCAATTCATCGATCAGCGGGAAGCTCTGATGAAGCACATACTGCGCCAGGCGGTCCAGCGGGAAGAGATCGCTGAGTCGGCTATCACTGCCGAACTCTGGGACCTGTTGCCCGGATATCTCATCTTCCGGTCCGTCATCCAGGGCCGCCCGCCCACCCGGCGCACGGTGCAGGCGCTGGTCGACAACTTCATCCTGCCCGGCCTCGCCCGCTCCACGGGGTAG
- a CDS encoding RND family transporter: MSETTSTSSTEKLPRIPHAIRRLSVPILLLWIALAAVTNAAFPQLEEVGKTHNVALSSPDMASLQATKRIGQAFKEFDTDSTAMVVLEGDNPLGAEAHHYYDTLIRKIEQDHKHVQHVQDFWGDTLTAAGSQSTDGKAAYVQLNLAGDQGSALANESVGAVRDIVEHTPAPAGIKTYVTGAAPIISDQFDVGSKGTAKVTSITVGVIALMLLFVYRSFMTMLLVLVTVLIEMAAARGIVAVLGNAGIIGLSTYATNLLTLLVIAAGTDYAIFVVGRYQESRTAGEDREAAYYTMFRGTAHIVLGSGLTVAGAVFCLSFTRLPYFQSLGIPAALGILVALAAALTLSPAVLTLGAAAGMFEPKRKMRTRGWRRIGTAIVRWPGPVLTVACALAFVGLLTLPGYKTSYDTRPYMPASAPANVGYAAAERHFSRARLEPELLMMETDRDMRNPADMLVLDRVAKAVFHVPGIAQVQTITRPLGTPLTHTSLAFQMSAQSANQIENLQYQRDRADDMLRQAGELSNSIDILRQQYTLQQDLATITHSEAQSFRDTVATMNDLRDKIANFDDFFRPLRNYFYWEKHCFDIPACYAIRSVLDALDGIDQLTSKFEDLTATLGKLDALQPKLVALIPQQIASQQTNHDLTMTNYATLSGIYAQTAAAIENATALGRAFDEAKNDDTFYLPPEVFTNPEFKRGLKLFLSPDGKAVRMIVTHEGDPATPEGISHIEPIRKAAHEAVKGTPLADARFYLGGTASTYADVQESAKYDLMIAGIAALSLILLIMMLLTRSLVAALVIVGTVALSLGASFGLSVLVWQYMFGIKLYWVVLALAVILLLAVGSDYNLLLISRFREEIGAGLKTGIIRAMAGTGSVVTSAGLVFAVTMCAFLFSGFQVLGQIGTTIGLGLLFDTLIVRSFMTPSIATLLGRWFWWPQRVRPRPASSMLRPYGPRPAVRQLLLWEDDDPVAMSGKAG, from the coding sequence ATGAGCGAGACTACGTCGACCTCGAGTACCGAGAAGCTGCCGCGCATACCGCACGCCATCCGCCGGTTGTCGGTGCCGATCCTGCTGCTGTGGATCGCGCTGGCTGCGGTCACCAACGCGGCGTTCCCGCAACTGGAGGAAGTCGGCAAGACCCACAACGTCGCGCTCAGTTCGCCGGACATGGCGTCGTTGCAGGCCACCAAACGAATCGGCCAGGCATTCAAGGAATTCGACACCGACAGCACCGCGATGGTCGTCCTGGAGGGTGACAACCCCCTGGGCGCCGAAGCGCATCACTACTACGACACGTTGATCCGCAAGATCGAGCAGGACCACAAACACGTCCAGCACGTCCAGGACTTCTGGGGAGACACGCTGACCGCGGCGGGATCGCAGAGCACCGACGGCAAGGCGGCCTATGTGCAGCTGAATCTGGCCGGAGACCAAGGCTCCGCGCTGGCCAACGAATCCGTCGGCGCCGTGCGCGACATCGTCGAACACACCCCGGCGCCGGCCGGAATCAAGACCTATGTCACCGGGGCGGCGCCGATCATCTCCGACCAGTTCGACGTGGGCAGCAAGGGAACTGCCAAGGTCACCTCGATCACCGTCGGTGTGATCGCCTTGATGCTGCTGTTTGTCTACCGGTCATTTATGACCATGCTGCTGGTGCTGGTGACGGTGCTGATCGAAATGGCCGCCGCTCGCGGCATCGTCGCCGTTCTCGGCAACGCCGGGATCATCGGCCTGTCGACCTACGCGACCAATCTGCTGACCCTGCTGGTTATCGCTGCGGGAACCGACTACGCGATCTTTGTCGTCGGCCGCTACCAAGAATCCCGAACGGCAGGTGAGGATCGAGAAGCCGCCTACTACACCATGTTTCGCGGGACGGCCCACATCGTGCTGGGTTCGGGGCTGACGGTGGCGGGCGCGGTGTTCTGCCTGAGTTTCACCCGGCTTCCTTATTTCCAGAGCCTCGGTATTCCCGCGGCGCTGGGCATTCTCGTCGCACTCGCGGCCGCACTCACCCTGTCGCCGGCCGTGCTGACCCTGGGCGCCGCCGCGGGCATGTTCGAACCCAAACGCAAAATGCGGACCCGTGGCTGGCGGCGTATCGGCACCGCCATTGTCCGCTGGCCCGGCCCGGTTCTGACCGTGGCCTGCGCCCTGGCCTTCGTCGGCCTGCTCACCCTGCCCGGCTACAAGACCAGCTACGACACCCGGCCCTATATGCCGGCCAGCGCACCAGCCAACGTCGGATACGCTGCGGCCGAACGACATTTCTCGAGGGCGCGGCTGGAGCCCGAGTTGCTGATGATGGAAACCGATCGCGACATGCGCAACCCAGCTGACATGCTGGTTCTTGACCGGGTGGCCAAGGCGGTGTTCCACGTGCCCGGCATCGCGCAGGTCCAAACCATCACCAGGCCATTGGGCACTCCGCTCACCCACACCTCGCTGGCGTTTCAGATGAGCGCGCAGAGCGCCAACCAGATCGAAAACCTGCAATACCAACGAGACCGGGCTGACGACATGTTGCGGCAGGCCGGCGAGTTGTCGAACTCGATCGACATTCTGCGCCAGCAGTACACCCTGCAGCAGGACTTGGCGACCATCACGCACAGCGAAGCGCAGAGCTTCCGCGACACGGTCGCCACCATGAACGACCTGCGCGACAAGATCGCCAACTTCGACGACTTCTTCCGGCCCCTGCGCAACTACTTCTATTGGGAGAAACACTGTTTCGACATCCCGGCCTGCTATGCGATCCGATCGGTGCTGGACGCGTTGGACGGTATCGACCAGCTCACCTCGAAGTTCGAAGACCTCACCGCGACGTTGGGCAAACTCGATGCGCTGCAACCGAAACTGGTGGCGCTGATACCCCAGCAGATCGCCAGCCAGCAGACCAACCACGACCTGACGATGACGAATTATGCGACGCTGTCCGGAATTTACGCGCAGACCGCAGCCGCCATCGAAAACGCCACAGCGCTCGGACGTGCGTTCGACGAAGCCAAGAACGACGATACGTTCTACCTGCCGCCGGAGGTCTTCACCAACCCCGAGTTCAAGCGCGGCCTCAAGCTGTTCCTCTCACCCGACGGCAAGGCCGTCCGGATGATCGTCACTCATGAAGGCGATCCGGCTACGCCGGAAGGTATTTCACACATCGAACCGATCAGAAAAGCCGCCCACGAAGCGGTCAAGGGGACCCCGCTGGCCGATGCACGGTTCTACCTGGGCGGTACCGCGTCCACCTACGCCGACGTGCAGGAGTCCGCTAAGTACGACCTGATGATCGCCGGAATCGCCGCACTGAGCCTGATTCTGCTGATCATGATGCTGCTGACGCGAAGCCTGGTCGCGGCGCTGGTGATCGTCGGAACGGTGGCCCTGTCGCTGGGCGCGTCGTTCGGGTTGTCGGTGCTGGTGTGGCAGTACATGTTCGGCATCAAGCTGTACTGGGTGGTGCTGGCGCTGGCCGTCATCCTGCTGCTGGCGGTGGGGTCGGACTACAACCTGCTGCTGATATCCCGGTTCCGGGAAGAGATCGGCGCCGGGCTGAAGACCGGGATCATCCGCGCGATGGCCGGGACCGGTTCGGTGGTTACGTCCGCGGGCCTGGTATTCGCAGTCACCATGTGCGCGTTCCTGTTCAGTGGATTTCAGGTGCTCGGTCAGATCGGCACCACAATCGGGCTCGGGCTACTGTTCGACACGCTGATCGTGCGATCGTTCATGACGCCGTCGATCGCGACGTTGCTAGGGCGGTGGTTCTGGTGGCCGCAGCGGGTGCGCCCGCGTCCGGCCAGCTCGATGCTGCGACCCTACGGGCCGCGTCCCGCGGTGCGGCAGCTGCTGCTCTGGGAGGACGACGACCCGGTGGCGATGTCCGGAAAAGCCGGCTGA
- the ligA gene encoding NAD-dependent DNA ligase LigA, producing the protein MTSPDVLREWQDLAEEVREHQFRYYVRDAPIITDAEFDQLLRRLEALETEHPELRTPDSPTQLVGGAGFATDFEPADHLERMLSLDNAFSTEELAAWAARIHAEVGDAATYLCELKIDGVALSLVYRNGRLSRAATRGDGRTGEDVTNNARTIDDVPARLTGTDEYPVPDVLEVRGEAFFQVADFQALNASLVEEGKAPFANPRNSAAGSLRQKDPAVTARRKLRMICHGLGHTEGFRPTTQHGAYLALKAWGLPVSQHTTLVDSLDGVQERIDYWGEHRHEVSHEIDGVVVKVDEVALQRRLGSTSRAPRWAIAYKYPPEEAQTRLLDIRVNVGRTGRVTPFAFMEPVKVAGSTVAQATLHNASEVKRKGVLIGDTVVIRKAGDVIPEVLGPVVDLRDGSEREFVMPTTCPECGTALAPEKEGDADIRCPNSQRCPAQLRERVFHVASRSALDIEGLGYEAGVALLGAGVLDSEGDLFDLTEDDLLRTDLFRTKAGGLSANGRRLLANLGKAKAAPLWRVLVALSIRHVGPTAARALATEFGDLQAIQDASTEELAAVEGVGATIAAAVTEWFTVDWHRDIVDKWRVAGVRMADERDDSVPRTLAGLTIVVTGSLPGFSRDEAKEAIVSRGGKAAGSVSKKTSYVVAGDSPGSKYDKAVELGVPILDEDGFRKLLQHGPAQEASADPPDTEEQQ; encoded by the coding sequence GTGACTTCGCCCGACGTGCTGCGCGAGTGGCAAGACCTGGCTGAGGAGGTTCGCGAACACCAGTTCCGCTACTACGTGCGCGACGCCCCGATCATCACCGACGCGGAGTTCGACCAGCTGCTGCGACGGCTGGAGGCCCTCGAGACCGAGCACCCCGAGCTGCGCACCCCCGACTCGCCCACCCAGCTGGTCGGCGGCGCCGGGTTTGCGACGGATTTTGAGCCGGCCGACCATCTCGAACGGATGCTCAGCCTGGACAACGCGTTCAGCACCGAGGAATTGGCCGCCTGGGCCGCGCGCATCCACGCCGAGGTCGGCGACGCCGCCACCTACCTGTGCGAACTCAAGATCGACGGCGTCGCGCTGTCGCTGGTCTACCGCAACGGTCGGCTGAGCAGGGCAGCGACCCGCGGGGACGGACGCACCGGTGAGGACGTCACCAACAATGCCCGCACCATCGACGACGTACCGGCGCGGCTCACCGGCACCGACGAGTATCCGGTGCCCGACGTGCTCGAGGTGCGCGGCGAGGCCTTCTTTCAAGTGGCTGACTTCCAGGCGCTCAACGCCAGCCTGGTCGAGGAAGGCAAGGCGCCGTTTGCCAACCCCCGCAACAGCGCGGCGGGCTCACTGCGCCAAAAGGACCCGGCCGTTACCGCGCGGCGCAAGCTGCGGATGATCTGTCACGGCCTGGGGCATACCGAAGGCTTCCGCCCGACCACCCAGCACGGCGCGTACCTGGCGCTCAAAGCATGGGGGTTGCCCGTCTCCCAGCACACCACCCTGGTCGACAGCCTGGACGGCGTGCAGGAGCGCATCGACTACTGGGGCGAACACCGTCATGAGGTCTCCCACGAAATCGACGGCGTGGTGGTCAAGGTCGACGAGGTCGCTTTGCAGCGCCGGCTCGGTTCCACGTCGCGGGCGCCGCGCTGGGCCATCGCCTACAAGTACCCGCCCGAGGAAGCGCAGACCAGGCTGCTCGACATCCGCGTCAACGTCGGGCGCACCGGGCGGGTCACCCCATTCGCCTTCATGGAACCGGTCAAGGTGGCCGGCTCCACCGTCGCGCAGGCCACGCTGCACAACGCCTCGGAGGTCAAACGCAAAGGCGTGCTGATCGGCGACACCGTGGTGATCCGCAAGGCCGGCGACGTGATACCGGAAGTGCTCGGACCCGTCGTCGACCTGCGAGACGGCTCCGAACGCGAATTCGTCATGCCTACAACATGTCCCGAGTGCGGGACCGCCCTGGCCCCGGAGAAGGAAGGCGATGCCGACATCCGCTGCCCCAACAGCCAGCGCTGCCCGGCGCAGCTGCGGGAACGGGTGTTCCATGTCGCCAGCCGCAGCGCCCTGGACATCGAGGGCCTGGGATACGAGGCCGGGGTGGCGTTGCTGGGCGCCGGGGTCCTCGACAGCGAGGGCGACCTGTTCGACCTCACCGAAGACGACCTGCTGCGCACCGACCTGTTCCGCACCAAGGCTGGCGGTTTGTCGGCCAACGGCAGACGGCTGCTGGCCAACCTCGGCAAGGCCAAGGCCGCACCGTTGTGGCGGGTGCTGGTAGCGCTGTCGATACGCCATGTCGGGCCGACCGCCGCGCGCGCCCTGGCCACCGAGTTTGGTGACCTGCAGGCAATTCAGGACGCCTCGACCGAAGAACTGGCGGCCGTGGAGGGCGTCGGAGCCACCATCGCGGCCGCGGTCACCGAATGGTTTACCGTCGACTGGCACCGCGACATTGTCGACAAATGGCGCGTGGCGGGAGTGCGAATGGCCGACGAGCGCGACGACAGCGTGCCGCGCACCCTGGCCGGCCTGACGATCGTGGTGACCGGCTCACTGCCCGGCTTCTCCCGCGACGAGGCCAAGGAGGCGATCGTGTCGCGGGGCGGGAAAGCGGCGGGCTCGGTGTCGAAGAAGACCTCCTACGTGGTGGCCGGCGACTCGCCGGGGTCGAAATACGACAAAGCCGTCGAACTCGGGGTGCCGATTCTCGATGAGGATGGTTTCCGAAAGTTGTTGCAGCACGGCCCTGCTCAGGAAGCTAGTGCGGACCCGCCGGACACCGAGGAGCAACAGTAG
- the gatA gene encoding Asp-tRNA(Asn)/Glu-tRNA(Gln) amidotransferase subunit GatA, giving the protein MTDIIRLDAATLAAKIAAKELSSTEITQACLDQIAATDDRYGAFLHVAADAALAAAAAVDEKVAAGEQLPSALAGVPLALKDVFTTVDMPTTCGSKILEGWRSPYDATLTTRLRRAGIPILGKTNMDEFAMGSSTENCAYGVTRNPWDVERVPGGSGGGSAAALAAFQAPLAIGSDTGGSIRQPAALTATVGVKPTYGTVSRYGLVACASSLDQGGPCARTVLDTALLHQVIAGHDPCDSTSVDAQVPDVVAAARAGAGGDLDGVRVGVVRQLHSGEGYQAGVLASFEAAVEQLKELGAEVSEVDCPHFDYALPAYYLILPSEVSSNLARFDAMRYGLRVGDDGTHSAEEVMAMTRAAGFGPEVKRRIMIGTYALSAGYYDAYYNQAQKVRTLIARDLDAAYQSVDVLVSPATPTTAFRLGEKVDDPLAMYLFDLCTLPLNLAGHCGMSVPSGLSPDDGLPVGLQIMAPALADDRIYRVGAAYEAARGVLPTAV; this is encoded by the coding sequence GTGACGGACATCATCCGGCTCGACGCGGCCACGCTGGCCGCCAAGATCGCGGCCAAAGAATTGTCATCCACCGAGATCACCCAGGCTTGCCTGGACCAGATCGCGGCGACCGACGACCGGTACGGCGCCTTCCTGCACGTGGCCGCCGACGCCGCGCTAGCGGCCGCGGCCGCCGTCGACGAGAAGGTGGCCGCCGGCGAGCAGCTGCCCTCGGCGCTGGCCGGGGTGCCGTTGGCCCTCAAAGACGTGTTCACCACCGTCGACATGCCCACGACCTGCGGCTCCAAGATCCTGGAAGGCTGGCGCTCGCCCTACGACGCCACGTTGACCACGCGGCTCCGCCGGGCCGGCATCCCGATTCTGGGCAAGACCAACATGGACGAGTTCGCGATGGGCTCGTCCACCGAGAACTGCGCCTACGGCGTCACCCGCAACCCCTGGGATGTCGAGCGTGTTCCCGGCGGTTCCGGCGGGGGCAGCGCGGCGGCGCTGGCCGCGTTCCAGGCGCCGCTGGCGATCGGTTCGGACACCGGGGGCTCCATCCGTCAACCGGCCGCGCTGACCGCGACCGTGGGCGTCAAACCCACCTACGGGACTGTGTCTCGCTACGGGCTGGTCGCGTGCGCATCGTCACTGGATCAGGGCGGGCCGTGTGCGCGCACCGTCCTGGACACCGCGCTGCTGCACCAGGTGATCGCCGGGCACGACCCGTGCGACTCCACATCCGTCGACGCGCAAGTGCCCGACGTCGTCGCCGCTGCCCGAGCCGGCGCCGGCGGCGACCTCGATGGCGTGCGGGTCGGCGTGGTGCGCCAGCTGCACAGCGGCGAGGGCTACCAGGCCGGGGTGCTGGCCTCATTCGAGGCCGCCGTCGAACAGCTCAAGGAACTGGGCGCGGAGGTCAGCGAGGTCGACTGCCCGCACTTCGATTACGCGCTGCCCGCCTATTACCTGATCCTGCCGTCGGAAGTGTCGAGCAACCTGGCCCGCTTCGACGCGATGCGTTACGGGCTGCGAGTTGGCGACGACGGCACCCACAGTGCCGAGGAAGTGATGGCGATGACGCGGGCCGCCGGCTTCGGGCCAGAAGTCAAGCGCCGCATCATGATCGGCACCTACGCGCTGTCGGCAGGCTACTACGACGCCTACTACAACCAGGCGCAGAAGGTACGCACCCTGATCGCCCGGGACCTCGATGCGGCGTACCAGTCCGTCGACGTCCTGGTTTCTCCGGCAACCCCGACTACCGCGTTCCGGCTCGGTGAGAAGGTCGACGACCCGCTGGCGATGTACCTGTTCGACCTTTGCACGCTGCCACTGAACCTTGCCGGCCACTGCGGCATGTCGGTGCCGTCGGGGCTGTCCCCGGACGACGGTCTGCCAGTGGGCCTACAAATCATGGCACCCGCATTGGCCGACGACCGGATCTACCGGGTTGGCGCTGCCTACGAAGCTGCCCGCGGCGTACTGCCCACCGCGGTCTAG
- a CDS encoding methionine synthase, with the protein MSVFATGTGIGSWPGTAARPAAEVVVGELADAMAHLVELPARGVGTDLLGRAGALLVDVAIDTVPRGYRIAARPGAVTRRARSALDEDMDALEEAWETAGLRGGDRVVKVQAPGPVTLAAGLELSNGHRAITDPGALRDLAASLAEGVAAHRATLSRRLDSPVVVQFDEPTLPAALGGALSGVTALSPVRPLDEAAAAAVLQNCVETVGAPVLVHCCAPSIPWSLLQRGAISAVSVDAGTLRADDLERLAEFIDSGRAVVLGVVPATVPDRRLSAEEVALSVVAVTDRLGFARAALRERIGVSPACGLATATPQWARTAIGLAREAAEAFVSDPEAI; encoded by the coding sequence GTGAGTGTTTTCGCAACCGGTACCGGGATCGGATCGTGGCCCGGCACGGCGGCCCGACCCGCCGCCGAGGTGGTAGTCGGCGAGCTGGCGGACGCGATGGCCCATCTGGTCGAGTTGCCGGCCAGGGGAGTGGGCACCGACCTGCTGGGACGGGCCGGCGCGCTGTTGGTCGATGTGGCCATCGACACAGTGCCGCGCGGCTACCGTATCGCCGCACGCCCGGGCGCGGTGACGCGCCGGGCGCGCAGCGCGCTCGACGAGGACATGGACGCGCTGGAAGAGGCTTGGGAGACGGCGGGCCTGCGCGGCGGCGACCGGGTGGTCAAGGTGCAGGCTCCCGGGCCGGTCACGCTGGCCGCGGGGCTAGAGCTGAGCAACGGGCACCGCGCGATCACCGACCCAGGCGCGCTGCGCGACCTGGCTGCCTCCCTGGCCGAAGGGGTGGCCGCCCACCGCGCGACACTGTCGCGACGTCTCGACTCTCCGGTGGTGGTGCAGTTCGACGAGCCCACGCTGCCGGCCGCCTTGGGGGGTGCGCTGAGCGGCGTTACGGCGCTGAGCCCGGTTCGCCCGCTGGATGAGGCGGCGGCCGCCGCTGTGCTGCAAAACTGCGTCGAGACGGTCGGCGCCCCCGTATTGGTCCATTGCTGCGCCCCTAGCATCCCGTGGAGTCTGTTGCAGCGCGGTGCAATCAGCGCGGTCTCTGTGGATGCCGGGACACTGCGGGCCGACGACCTGGAACGCCTCGCCGAATTCATCGACTCCGGCCGTGCCGTGGTGCTGGGCGTGGTTCCCGCCACCGTGCCCGACCGCAGGTTGTCGGCCGAGGAGGTGGCGCTTTCTGTGGTCGCGGTGACCGACCGGCTCGGCTTCGCCCGCGCCGCATTGCGCGAGCGCATCGGCGTCAGTCCAGCCTGCGGGCTGGCAACCGCGACGCCGCAATGGGCACGCACCGCCATCGGTTTGGCCCGTGAGGCCGCAGAAGCATTCGTGTCGGATCCGGAAGCAATCTGA